From Ignavibacteriales bacterium, one genomic window encodes:
- the hisB gene encoding bifunctional histidinol-phosphatase/imidazoleglycerol-phosphate dehydratase HisB, whose product MKAVFIDRDGTIIVEPPDEQIDSLDKLELIPHAIEGLRLLCDRGFQLVMVTNQDGLGTDRYPLAAFEAPQNKLLRILAGEGIAFSQVFVCPHVPADQCNCRKPKTGLLDPYLKEHSLDLSRSFVFGDRETDVQLGKNLGCKTIRLSSDVQSNADFVTTDFLEACHYMVRSERTAHVERTTAETSISIGVALDGTGKHTIDTGVGFFDHMLAQLSKHSLLDLTVSTKGDLRVDEHHTVEDTGLAIGTAIRQALGDKRGIERYGFLLPMDESSAQVALDLSDRPYFVFNGTFEREKVGEFPTELVEDFFRALADGLRANLHITVQGRNDHHKIEAIFKSVARTLKQAVALDQRSPSTLPSTKGIL is encoded by the coding sequence ATGAAGGCAGTATTTATCGATCGCGACGGCACAATCATCGTCGAACCCCCGGACGAGCAAATCGACTCGCTGGACAAGCTCGAGCTCATCCCTCATGCCATCGAAGGGCTGCGACTCCTCTGCGACCGCGGATTTCAACTTGTCATGGTCACAAACCAGGACGGATTGGGAACCGACCGCTACCCCCTTGCAGCATTCGAGGCCCCACAGAACAAACTCCTCCGTATTCTCGCGGGGGAAGGAATTGCGTTCTCGCAGGTTTTTGTCTGCCCGCATGTTCCGGCAGACCAGTGCAACTGCCGCAAACCAAAAACGGGTCTGCTTGACCCATATTTGAAGGAACATTCTCTTGACCTTTCGCGCTCATTCGTCTTTGGAGATCGTGAGACGGATGTTCAGCTGGGAAAGAACCTCGGCTGCAAAACAATCCGGCTTTCTTCTGATGTCCAGAGCAATGCAGATTTTGTGACAACGGATTTTCTCGAAGCGTGCCACTATATGGTCCGGAGTGAGCGGACGGCGCATGTCGAAAGGACCACAGCCGAGACATCCATCTCCATCGGCGTTGCGCTTGACGGTACGGGCAAGCACACCATCGACACCGGCGTTGGTTTCTTCGACCATATGCTCGCCCAGCTCTCGAAACACTCTCTTCTTGATCTGACGGTCTCCACGAAAGGAGACCTGCGGGTCGACGAACACCACACGGTCGAAGACACAGGCCTGGCAATCGGAACTGCCATCCGGCAGGCATTAGGTGACAAACGGGGAATCGAACGGTACGGTTTTCTTCTCCCGATGGACGAATCGTCAGCACAGGTTGCTCTCGACCTCAGCGACCGGCCTTATTTTGTCTTCAACGGTACGTTTGAGCGGGAAAAGGTTGGAGAGTTTCCGACGGAACTCGTGGAGGACTTTTTCCGTGCTCTAGCAGATGGACTTCGCGCGAATCTGCACATCACCGTCCAGGGGCGGAACGACCATCACAAGATTGAAGCGATATTCAAATCCGTTGCACGAACGCTGAAGCAGGCGGTCGCCCTCGACCAGCGATCGCCATCAACACTCCCATCGACGAAGGGAATACTGTGA
- the hisC gene encoding histidinol-phosphate transaminase — MDIEALIRPNIRRLKPYRSARQDYTSGVLLDANENAFGGAVTFDGLELNRYPDPSQQQLRSRIAQLHNVEAGNIFVGVGSDEVIDLLIRIFCEPRTDSVLILEPTYGVYRVAADVNDVKVNSCLLTDDFQIDLDAVRQKTGASTKLIFCCSPNNPTGNLLRREDILALCAATSSIVVVDEAYFDFAQAESVISALDRNPNLVVLRTLSKAWGLAAIRLGYAVTHPLIVSYLMKSKAPYNINMLTSVEALKALETTTHVLKSVSATTTERNRLIRELGQVSCVKQVFPSDSNFLLVRVNDAPGIHQKLAQCGIIVRDRSSEPKLSNCIRISVGTPEQNDFLLTALKELNP; from the coding sequence ATGGACATTGAAGCCCTTATACGCCCCAATATCCGCAGGTTGAAGCCCTATCGGAGTGCAAGACAGGATTATACCTCTGGAGTCCTCCTCGACGCAAATGAGAACGCTTTTGGAGGCGCCGTGACGTTCGACGGTCTGGAACTGAATCGATATCCTGATCCGTCGCAACAACAGCTTCGGTCCAGGATTGCGCAGCTCCACAACGTCGAGGCCGGAAATATCTTCGTCGGTGTCGGATCGGATGAGGTCATCGACTTATTGATCCGTATCTTCTGCGAGCCGCGCACCGATTCCGTCCTCATTCTTGAACCGACGTACGGCGTTTATCGCGTCGCTGCCGACGTGAATGACGTGAAGGTGAATTCTTGTCTCCTGACCGATGATTTTCAGATCGATCTCGATGCAGTGCGGCAGAAAACCGGTGCGAGCACGAAACTGATCTTCTGTTGTTCTCCCAACAACCCAACCGGCAACCTGCTGCGACGCGAGGATATCCTTGCCCTCTGTGCGGCGACGTCTTCTATTGTTGTCGTCGATGAGGCGTATTTCGATTTCGCACAAGCGGAATCAGTGATCAGCGCTCTTGATCGCAATCCCAACCTCGTCGTGCTCAGGACGCTGTCCAAAGCATGGGGGCTGGCTGCAATCAGGCTTGGATATGCGGTAACTCATCCGCTGATCGTCTCGTACCTGATGAAATCCAAAGCTCCCTACAACATCAATATGCTGACAAGTGTTGAAGCTCTCAAAGCGTTGGAAACAACCACGCACGTTTTGAAGAGCGTCTCAGCGACGACCACAGAGCGCAACCGTCTCATCCGGGAACTTGGGCAGGTGAGTTGTGTGAAACAGGTGTTCCCATCTGACTCGAATTTCCTCCTCGTCCGCGTCAACGACGCCCCGGGTATTCACCAAAAACTTGCCCAGTGTGGTATCATTGTGCGCGATCGGAGTTCCGAGCCAAAGCTGTCGAATTGCATCAGGATCTCTGTCGGGACTCCCGAACAGAACGATTTTCTCCTTACCGCCCTGAAGGAACTGAACCCATGA
- the hisD gene encoding histidinol dehydrogenase — translation MRLYHSAQLTGDEQKALCIRLWTAESSTRGSVEALCLDVKKRGDAALREYSKRFDTAEVIDVKVNPSSIEAAQKAVPPFVLAAIDQAARNIRAFHASQIRKEEELETEIGVVCWREQRALETVGLYVPAGSAPLPSTVLMLGIPALLAGCKRIILCSPPKANGLPDPVVLAAAAQIGLHEVYAIGGAQAIAAMAFGTESVPRVDKIFGPGNQYVTEAKRFVASDPEGAAIDLLAGPSELLIIADDTAHARIVAADLLSQAEHDPQSQVVLAVTSDRLAKNVLDEIDRQLMQLPRNAVAAKALETSFVVVVQSLKEAAAFSNLYAPEHLIINVRQPNDLVPLIQNAGSVFLGPFAPVTAGDYASGTNHTLPTGGTARWFSGVSLESFQKLITFQSITRDGLKRLAPTLTTLAGVEGLEAHARAVSIRFDN, via the coding sequence ATGAGACTCTATCACTCTGCACAACTCACCGGCGACGAGCAGAAAGCTCTTTGTATCCGTCTGTGGACCGCGGAAAGCTCCACGCGAGGCTCCGTCGAGGCACTATGCCTTGATGTGAAGAAACGCGGCGATGCGGCCCTGAGGGAATACAGCAAACGATTCGATACTGCTGAGGTCATCGATGTGAAGGTGAACCCTTCATCCATAGAAGCCGCTCAGAAGGCCGTACCTCCCTTTGTTCTCGCAGCAATCGATCAGGCTGCGCGCAACATCCGCGCGTTTCACGCTTCACAGATCAGAAAAGAAGAAGAACTCGAAACCGAAATCGGCGTCGTGTGCTGGCGTGAACAGCGCGCTCTCGAGACGGTGGGACTCTACGTCCCCGCCGGATCGGCCCCCCTCCCATCCACCGTACTGATGCTCGGCATACCGGCGCTGCTCGCCGGCTGCAAGCGTATCATTCTCTGCTCGCCGCCGAAAGCGAACGGATTACCTGATCCGGTCGTTCTTGCCGCAGCCGCGCAGATTGGACTTCATGAAGTGTATGCCATCGGAGGAGCTCAAGCCATCGCTGCCATGGCATTCGGAACGGAGTCGGTGCCGCGAGTGGACAAGATTTTCGGTCCGGGAAATCAATATGTCACCGAGGCAAAGCGGTTTGTCGCATCCGACCCCGAGGGCGCCGCTATCGATCTGCTCGCCGGCCCTTCCGAGCTGCTGATCATTGCCGACGACACTGCCCATGCACGAATCGTCGCAGCCGATTTGCTCTCGCAAGCCGAGCACGACCCTCAATCACAGGTAGTGCTCGCTGTGACCAGTGACCGCCTGGCAAAGAACGTGCTCGACGAAATCGACCGGCAACTGATGCAGCTTCCCCGCAATGCCGTCGCGGCGAAGGCTCTTGAAACGAGCTTCGTCGTGGTCGTGCAATCGTTGAAGGAAGCAGCCGCGTTTTCCAACTTGTACGCCCCTGAGCATCTGATAATCAACGTCCGGCAGCCGAACGACCTTGTGCCGCTCATCCAGAATGCGGGTTCCGTCTTCCTCGGACCATTCGCTCCTGTCACCGCCGGCGATTACGCATCAGGGACGAATCACACGCTTCCCACGGGCGGAACTGCTCGCTGGTTCAGCGGTGTGTCTCTGGAGAGCTTTCAAAAACTCATCACGTTTCAAAGCATTACACGCGATGGATTGAAGCGGCTCGCCCCCACACTGACGACACTGGCCGGAGTCGAAGGACTCGAAGCACATGCCCGCGCGGTATCGATTCGATTTGATAACTGA